Proteins encoded in a region of the Oscillospiraceae bacterium MB24-C1 genome:
- a CDS encoding permease — translation MKTYLAIIKKYRYFLILVFAVGIMTLLNRPIGLKAINNAAYQLKQMLFVIPPVFLMLGLLDIWVPKTTMVRYMGEGSGIKGMLLAFFIGSAAAGPLYGAFPIAAVFMKKGVSFLNLMIFIGAWSTTKIPMIMFEFQSLGPQFALTRLAVNIPGIILIAYTLSKLVSKKELADIYNKSEKMLS, via the coding sequence ATGAAAACATACCTTGCAATCATTAAAAAATATCGTTATTTTTTAATTCTAGTGTTTGCGGTGGGGATAATGACATTATTAAACCGACCGATTGGTCTTAAAGCGATAAACAACGCTGCTTATCAGTTAAAGCAGATGCTGTTCGTTATTCCACCGGTTTTCTTGATGCTGGGTCTCTTGGATATATGGGTGCCCAAAACTACTATGGTGCGTTATATGGGGGAAGGCTCTGGAATCAAAGGCATGTTGTTGGCCTTTTTTATAGGTTCTGCGGCAGCTGGCCCACTTTACGGTGCGTTCCCGATAGCTGCAGTCTTTATGAAAAAAGGTGTCAGTTTCTTAAACCTCATGATCTTTATCGGAGCGTGGTCCACGACCAAAATACCGATGATTATGTTTGAATTTCAATCGCTGGGGCCGCAATTTGCGCTTACGAGGCTCGCGGTTAATATTCCGGGTATCATTTTGATTGCCTATACGCTTTCAAAATTGGTTTCTAAAAAAGAACTGGCCGATATTTACAACAAATCTGAAAAAATGCTCAGCTAA
- a CDS encoding permease, whose protein sequence is METYLFYGIAILAFFISFCFDKQKTKAAVKKAWKSLENILPQLLTMLLLVSVFLAFVNTDIISKVIGNDSSWLGVIMAALIGSITMIPAFVAFPTAAMLLEAGAGYMQIGAFVSTLMTVGVATIPVESKYFGKRLTLSRNILAFFFSFFVAFVILKVVG, encoded by the coding sequence TTGGAAACCTATCTTTTTTATGGCATCGCCATTTTGGCGTTTTTTATCTCATTTTGTTTTGACAAGCAAAAGACCAAGGCTGCAGTAAAAAAAGCGTGGAAATCGCTGGAGAATATCTTGCCTCAGCTGTTGACCATGCTGTTGCTGGTCAGCGTTTTTCTGGCGTTTGTAAATACCGATATCATCTCCAAGGTCATCGGAAATGATTCTAGTTGGTTGGGCGTTATTATGGCTGCTTTGATTGGTTCCATAACCATGATTCCGGCGTTTGTGGCCTTCCCGACTGCGGCTATGTTACTTGAAGCGGGCGCGGGGTATATGCAAATTGGCGCGTTTGTGTCGACGTTGATGACAGTAGGTGTTGCGACCATACCGGTTGAATCTAAGTATTTCGGCAAAAGGCTGACACTGTCGCGCAACATTTTGGCGTTCTTTTTTTCATTCTTTGTGGCGTTTGTTATTTTAAAGGTGGTGGGTTGA
- a CDS encoding MarR family transcriptional regulator gives MNQDNFELMEKFLRIIRLLHQHHHHHQVGTLRGTFGRGQGRVLSMLKSHPNINQKELSALLDIRAQSLGELLTRLENSGCIRRVASDEDRRALIIQLTSKGEAAAEQAEQHKREMAELFECLSVEEKKILGGLVDRLAAEFVKRDGEVAQPKEHETQSAFERHHRGE, from the coding sequence TTGAATCAAGATAATTTTGAATTGATGGAGAAATTTTTACGAATCATCCGACTACTGCATCAGCATCACCATCACCATCAAGTCGGTACACTGCGTGGCACTTTTGGTCGGGGGCAGGGGCGTGTATTGTCGATGCTTAAATCTCATCCAAACATTAATCAAAAAGAGCTGTCCGCCCTGCTGGATATCCGTGCCCAATCACTGGGGGAGCTTTTGACGCGTCTTGAGAACAGTGGATGCATCCGCCGGGTCGCTTCGGACGAAGACCGTCGGGCGCTTATTATTCAACTGACATCCAAAGGCGAGGCTGCTGCCGAACAGGCCGAGCAACATAAGCGGGAAATGGCCGAATTGTTCGAATGCCTGAGCGTCGAAGAAAAAAAGATATTAGGTGGCTTGGTCGACCGTCTGGCGGCAGAATTTGTAAAGCGGGACGGAGAAGTGGCACAACCAAAAGAACACGAAACACAAAGCGCTTTTGAGCGCCATCATAGGGGGGAGTAA
- a CDS encoding aspartate kinase yields MNLIVQKFGGTSVADAARIEHVADIITRTYAAGHNVVAVVSAQGKFTDVLVDKANEINPKASKREMDMLLAAGEQISISLLAMAIEKRGLPVKSFLGWQAGFITDSHYSNARIRKINKDRIENELSKRTIIIVAGFQGINRYDDVTTLGRGGSDTSAVALAAALNAKKCQIFTDVEGVYTADPRMVKNAVKLESISYDEMLELASLGAQVLHNRSVEMAKRYNVDLEVLSSLENKPGTIIKEEADVEKMIISGVAKDTNIARISILELKDQPGIAFKVFSLLAKEKINVDIILQSVGRSGTKDITFTVAKDNAERAVAVLDANKHLIGIKEVLCDTQSAKVSIVGAGMESNPGVASKLFDALAQANINIDMVSTSEIKISVLIALKEADRAVMVIHDAFYNN; encoded by the coding sequence TTGAATCTCATAGTACAAAAGTTTGGTGGCACTTCAGTGGCCGACGCTGCACGCATTGAGCATGTTGCGGACATCATTACACGTACCTATGCCGCCGGACATAACGTTGTCGCGGTTGTTTCGGCACAGGGCAAGTTTACCGATGTGCTGGTTGACAAGGCCAACGAAATCAACCCCAAGGCCTCGAAGCGCGAGATGGATATGCTGCTTGCAGCGGGAGAACAAATTTCGATCTCACTGCTGGCCATGGCGATTGAAAAGCGCGGGCTGCCGGTCAAATCCTTTTTAGGTTGGCAGGCGGGCTTTATAACCGATTCCCACTACTCAAACGCGCGCATCCGAAAAATCAACAAGGATCGCATCGAAAACGAGCTGTCAAAGCGCACCATCATCATTGTTGCGGGGTTCCAGGGCATCAACCGATATGATGATGTGACCACGCTGGGGCGCGGTGGCTCCGATACCAGTGCTGTTGCGTTGGCCGCGGCATTAAACGCTAAAAAGTGCCAGATTTTTACCGATGTTGAAGGTGTTTATACCGCTGATCCACGTATGGTAAAAAATGCGGTGAAACTCGAGTCCATCAGTTATGATGAAATGCTGGAGCTGGCGTCTCTTGGCGCACAGGTGTTGCACAACCGTTCGGTTGAAATGGCCAAACGGTATAACGTAGATCTTGAGGTTCTTTCAAGCTTGGAGAACAAACCGGGTACCATCATCAAGGAGGAAGCTGACGTGGAAAAGATGATTATCAGCGGTGTCGCAAAAGACACAAACATTGCAAGGATTTCGATATTGGAACTAAAGGATCAGCCCGGAATTGCCTTCAAGGTATTCTCGCTGCTAGCCAAGGAGAAGATCAACGTCGACATTATTTTGCAGTCGGTAGGCCGCAGCGGTACCAAGGATATCACTTTTACCGTCGCAAAGGATAATGCTGAGCGCGCGGTTGCGGTGCTGGATGCCAACAAGCATCTCATTGGAATCAAAGAGGTGCTGTGCGACACGCAAAGTGCCAAGGTATCCATTGTGGGTGCGGGCATGGAGTCCAACCCCGGTGTCGCGAGCAAGTTGTTTGATGCGTTGGCACAAGCGAACATCAACATCGATATGGTTTCCACCAGCGAGATTAAAATCTCAGTGCTGATCGCTTTAAAAGAGGCTGATCGCGCTGTCATGGTTATCCACGACGCATTTTATAACAACTGA
- the thrB gene encoding homoserine kinase, which yields MITVKVPATSANVGSGFDSLGLAVTLYNELHLEEYEGLSIRSLDHVDVPCDETNLVFTTMKSLYELCGRPFYGVRLGQINNIPLSRGLGSSSACIIGGLLAANHMMKFPFSKQEIINLAASIEGHPDNTTPALLGGFVASVFDGEKVHFVRQELHVGIKFAALIPDTELKTSLARSVLPKRISHKDAVYNLSRAALMSASLATGSYHNLHCAAGDRLHQDYRLPMISGAERAMKMMQEEGAYCTYISGAGSTLMAMVPGEKENIFYSRMRPRLDSEGYKNWKLLMLDADNTGAICVESIALPDDVK from the coding sequence TTGATTACCGTAAAGGTTCCGGCAACCTCCGCCAACGTAGGTTCGGGGTTCGACTCGCTTGGCCTGGCGGTGACGCTGTATAACGAGCTGCATCTGGAGGAATATGAAGGGTTGTCTATTCGGTCGCTTGACCATGTCGATGTGCCCTGCGATGAGACCAACTTAGTCTTTACTACGATGAAATCGTTGTATGAGTTGTGTGGCAGGCCGTTTTATGGCGTTCGCCTCGGGCAAATTAACAATATCCCGTTATCTCGCGGGCTGGGCAGCAGCTCGGCGTGCATTATCGGTGGATTGTTGGCAGCCAACCATATGATGAAGTTCCCGTTTTCAAAACAGGAGATCATCAATTTGGCCGCGTCGATTGAGGGGCACCCTGACAACACGACCCCAGCGTTGCTCGGCGGCTTTGTAGCCTCTGTTTTTGATGGTGAAAAGGTGCATTTTGTCCGGCAGGAGCTGCACGTAGGCATCAAATTTGCTGCGCTTATTCCCGACACCGAACTTAAAACTTCATTGGCTAGAAGCGTACTCCCTAAACGCATAAGCCACAAGGATGCGGTATATAACCTCTCCCGCGCAGCGCTTATGAGCGCTTCGCTGGCGACCGGCAGCTATCACAACCTTCACTGCGCCGCGGGCGACCGGCTTCATCAGGACTACCGCCTGCCTATGATCTCGGGTGCAGAGCGCGCCATGAAGATGATGCAGGAGGAGGGCGCCTACTGTACCTATATCAGTGGCGCAGGATCTACTCTAATGGCGATGGTTCCCGGCGAAAAAGAAAATATTTTCTATTCCAGAATGCGGCCTCGCCTGGATTCTGAGGGCTATAAAAACTGGAAGCTGCTCATGCTTGATGCGGATAATACCGGCGCAATTTGCGTAGAAAGCATCGCGTTGCCCGATGATGTAAAATGA
- a CDS encoding homoserine dehydrogenase — MKIAIIGYGVVGSGVAEVFYKNRARITNKAGKDLDVKYIVDIRSLAGTPYADKSVTDFEIVLNDPEVGIVVETIGGLKPAYDFSKRSLLAGKHVVTSNKELVATHGAELLAIAKEKNVNYLFEASVGGGIPVLHPLYQCLGSGDITEVAGILNGTTNFIMTRMIEDNMSFEDALKLAQKNGYAEQNPAADVEGKDACRKICILASLVYGKHVYPDEVHTEGITNITLNDVSAASKAGYAIKLIGRVKTTEQGLMAMVSPALVSKSSQLGNVTDVFNAVLVRGSDLGDVLFYGRGAGKAPTASAVISDIVDAARADGNIPSLGWEDAAHDTLIDYRSDVTPLMLRVAAKDEAAAAEMFGCVQKIEGYSRDGETAFITPALSGEQAEKLTAQAAQKNVSILSLIRVLDY, encoded by the coding sequence ATGAAAATTGCAATAATCGGCTACGGTGTAGTCGGCTCCGGCGTAGCAGAGGTTTTTTATAAAAACCGGGCGCGTATTACAAACAAAGCCGGAAAAGACCTGGACGTTAAATATATTGTGGACATTAGAAGTTTGGCGGGAACACCCTATGCTGACAAGAGCGTCACGGACTTTGAAATAGTTTTAAATGATCCCGAGGTTGGCATTGTCGTTGAAACAATAGGCGGCTTAAAGCCCGCCTATGATTTTTCTAAACGTAGTTTGCTGGCAGGCAAGCATGTCGTGACCTCGAACAAAGAGCTTGTGGCAACCCACGGCGCAGAGTTGCTGGCCATCGCCAAAGAAAAGAATGTCAATTATCTCTTTGAGGCGAGTGTCGGGGGTGGTATTCCGGTGTTACACCCGCTGTACCAGTGTCTTGGCAGTGGTGATATCACCGAGGTGGCGGGCATTTTAAACGGCACCACCAACTTTATCATGACCCGGATGATCGAGGATAACATGTCCTTTGAAGATGCGCTCAAATTGGCGCAGAAAAATGGCTATGCCGAGCAGAATCCTGCTGCTGATGTCGAGGGCAAAGACGCTTGCCGCAAAATTTGCATTCTGGCCTCCCTCGTCTACGGCAAACATGTTTATCCAGATGAGGTGCATACCGAAGGGATCACCAACATCACGTTAAACGATGTCAGCGCCGCTTCAAAGGCGGGCTATGCAATTAAGCTGATCGGTCGAGTGAAAACGACAGAGCAGGGCCTTATGGCGATGGTATCCCCGGCGTTGGTTTCAAAATCGAGCCAGCTTGGCAACGTGACGGATGTCTTTAACGCTGTTCTTGTGCGTGGATCGGACCTTGGTGACGTGCTGTTTTATGGACGGGGTGCTGGTAAAGCTCCCACGGCGTCGGCTGTCATCTCCGACATTGTCGATGCAGCTAGAGCAGATGGTAACATTCCCTCTCTTGGCTGGGAGGATGCCGCGCATGATACGCTTATTGATTACCGCAGCGATGTAACCCCGCTGATGTTGCGTGTGGCGGCCAAGGATGAAGCTGCTGCAGCAGAAATGTTTGGTTGCGTGCAAAAGATTGAGGGTTATTCGCGCGACGGCGAGACGGCGTTTATCACCCCGGCGCTTTCGGGCGAGCAGGCCGAGAAGCTAACAGCTCAGGCCGCACAGAAAAATGTGAGTATTCTTTCATTGATCCGTGTTTTGGACTATTAA
- a CDS encoding ACT domain-containing protein: MWTPPKYLVVETEMLPEVFSKVVYAKQLLENGETNNISHAAKMAGISRSAIYKYRDAVFPYVREMSGKVVSVYVLLRDKPGMLSGLIAELYRNGVNILTINQNIPVDGLAAVSVSISLDATSTNDMELVTAIKKLDGVVEARKLAGR; encoded by the coding sequence ATGTGGACACCCCCAAAATATTTGGTTGTTGAAACGGAAATGCTCCCCGAAGTTTTCTCAAAGGTAGTATATGCAAAGCAGCTGCTGGAAAACGGTGAAACCAATAATATTTCTCATGCTGCCAAAATGGCCGGAATTTCACGTAGCGCGATCTATAAATATCGCGATGCGGTTTTTCCTTATGTCAGAGAAATGTCTGGCAAGGTGGTCAGTGTTTATGTGCTGCTTAGAGATAAACCAGGAATGCTGTCAGGCTTGATTGCCGAACTTTATCGCAACGGTGTCAATATTTTGACCATCAATCAAAATATTCCGGTTGACGGCCTTGCCGCGGTCTCGGTATCTATCTCGCTGGATGCTACCAGCACCAACGACATGGAGTTGGTAACTGCCATTAAAAAGCTTGACGGCGTTGTTGAGGCGCGCAAGCTCGCCGGTCGCTGA
- the ytvI gene encoding sporulation integral membrane protein YtvI, whose product MEQQDKLNFIIRVLYCAIVAALCFLGLRFLLPWFWPFLFSLTLAYLFKHLATRFHARSKLASAAIGILFYATVVLLFWLLAGLAIGKLADIATDFPLYYADVLLPKAQRAGDRLLWLLQQLAPASVISVEGLFALISNATEDLVAGISNSLINMLTSFLKGLPLFIVGFVFMIISSFAIAMDYDRVTLFLLQQLPHRMRPMMLDIKNFLLSCLLRLARAYAIIMFITFCELSIGLWALRIERFWTIAAVIAVLDIMPLLGSGAVLIPWGIFELVNGRGPLGAGLLVLYAVIAVMRNIIEPHVVGDSLGLHPVITLTAMFFGLRTFGLFGMLAAPVAALLVRFLNSNGKIKLYRTE is encoded by the coding sequence ATGGAACAGCAAGATAAGCTTAACTTTATCATTCGGGTTCTCTACTGTGCAATTGTTGCGGCGCTTTGCTTTCTGGGGCTTCGCTTTTTGCTCCCATGGTTCTGGCCTTTTTTGTTCAGTTTAACGCTGGCATATCTGTTTAAACATCTGGCAACCCGCTTTCACGCTCGTTCAAAACTCGCTAGTGCTGCAATCGGAATTTTGTTTTACGCTACCGTTGTTTTGCTGTTTTGGTTGCTGGCCGGACTTGCCATCGGCAAATTGGCCGATATAGCAACCGATTTCCCCTTATATTATGCCGACGTTTTGCTGCCAAAAGCACAGCGGGCGGGCGACCGACTGCTATGGCTTTTGCAGCAATTGGCACCGGCTTCGGTCATATCGGTAGAAGGATTGTTTGCGCTGATTTCCAACGCTACTGAAGATCTGGTGGCTGGCATCTCAAACTCGTTAATAAATATGCTCACCAGCTTTTTGAAGGGGCTGCCGCTGTTCATCGTCGGCTTTGTCTTCATGATTATTTCCTCGTTTGCCATAGCGATGGATTATGACCGCGTCACGCTGTTTTTACTGCAGCAGCTACCCCATCGCATGCGCCCAATGATGCTGGATATTAAAAATTTTCTGCTCTCCTGTCTGTTGCGCTTAGCGCGTGCCTACGCCATCATCATGTTCATCACTTTCTGTGAACTTTCAATCGGGCTCTGGGCACTACGTATCGAACGATTTTGGACGATTGCCGCTGTCATCGCTGTGCTGGACATCATGCCTCTGCTGGGCTCAGGCGCCGTTTTGATTCCTTGGGGTATATTTGAGCTGGTCAACGGGCGCGGGCCTCTGGGTGCCGGATTGTTGGTGCTCTATGCTGTCATTGCCGTAATGCGTAATATTATCGAGCCACATGTAGTGGGCGATTCGCTGGGGTTGCACCCGGTAATCACACTGACCGCTATGTTTTTCGGGTTGCGCACCTTTGGTCTATTCGGTATGCTGGCTGCTCCTGTTGCGGCGCTTCTCGTCCGCTTTTTAAACTCAAATGGCAAAATTAAACTTTACCGAACCGAATAG
- a CDS encoding TIGR03936 family radical SAM-associated protein, with product MYIKTVRIFFSKSGRAIYISHLDLMRAMTRAFSRSGLPVWYTQGFHPHLYITFALPLSLGTTGLCESMDVRLLEEVSDEEIISRLNAALPEGVQAVSAGEPVMAPKEIMWADYHVHLRCVVSEGRQALERFVALEEIPTQKRSKKGMKTVDIKPMLKILSVEEQSDGLMLKLRCRAGVEINLNPTLALDALTEITGFKSDWTTIERFAILNEALENFK from the coding sequence ATGTATATAAAAACAGTACGTATCTTTTTCAGCAAATCGGGGCGCGCCATCTATATTTCTCACCTCGACCTCATGCGCGCCATGACTCGCGCTTTTTCACGCAGCGGGCTCCCTGTGTGGTATACACAGGGCTTTCACCCGCATCTGTACATCACTTTTGCGCTACCGTTGTCACTAGGAACCACCGGCCTGTGCGAGTCGATGGATGTGCGTCTGCTTGAGGAGGTTTCTGATGAGGAAATTATCTCGCGCTTAAATGCTGCGCTGCCCGAGGGGGTGCAAGCTGTTTCTGCAGGTGAGCCGGTTATGGCTCCCAAGGAGATTATGTGGGCAGATTATCACGTGCATCTGCGCTGCGTTGTTTCAGAGGGGCGGCAGGCGCTGGAACGCTTTGTTGCGCTGGAGGAAATTCCGACGCAGAAGCGCAGCAAAAAAGGCATGAAAACGGTGGATATTAAGCCGATGCTAAAAATTCTCTCGGTGGAAGAACAATCGGATGGCTTGATGCTGAAACTTCGTTGCCGCGCTGGTGTTGAAATCAACCTGAATCCTACGTTGGCGCTCGACGCGTTAACCGAAATAACCGGCTTTAAGTCCGACTGGACAACCATTGAGCGCTTTGCGATCTTAAACGAGGCGCTTGAGAATTTCAAATAA
- a CDS encoding TIGR03960 family B12-binding radical SAM protein, with protein sequence MTLDQLDLLLSQVQKPARYTAGEMGAVVKTLTPGMLRYAFCFPDLYEVGMSHLGMKILYGHANRRDDVWCERVFSPDADMQTAMEEMGVPLFALESLDPVKDFDLIGFTLQYEMCYTEVLNLLNLAGLAIRAKDRTDPFPLVVVGGPCASNPEPLADFIDLVSLGEGEEVSDELFDLCIQAKKEGWDKPEVLRRAAQIPGIYVPSLYDVTYNEDGTICTITPREGAPAVVSKRVITDLDSVYYPENFIVPFLDIVHDRAVVELFRGCNRGCRFCQAGFLYRPIREKSFETVAKDAKNLIESTGYDEIGLSSLSTSDYCGLEPLLDSLLDWTEEKHVNLSLPSLRIDNFSESLMEKVTRVRKSGLTFAPEAGTQRLRDVINKNITEQNVTDTCRTAFLGGYTAVKLYFMMGLPTETLDDIKGIADLAQKVVDLYYSMPERPKGKSVSVNISVACFVPKPYTPFEFEPQDSMEALREKQKYLLSCVRSRKISVSYHDSATSVAEAALARGDRRLCQVVEGAFLRGSRLDGWDDHFKPLAWQEAFEEAGLDPDFYARRRRSYDEVFPWDHLDYGVTKAFFIREHQKAMQAATTPSCFAGCNGCGAQRLTGGVCKCI encoded by the coding sequence ATGACCTTAGATCAGCTTGACCTGCTGCTTTCGCAGGTGCAGAAACCTGCGCGCTACACGGCGGGAGAGATGGGCGCGGTGGTCAAAACGTTGACGCCCGGCATGCTGCGCTATGCGTTTTGCTTCCCGGATTTATACGAGGTCGGTATGAGCCACCTCGGTATGAAAATATTATATGGCCACGCCAATCGCCGCGACGACGTTTGGTGCGAGCGAGTGTTTTCGCCCGACGCCGATATGCAGACCGCCATGGAAGAGATGGGGGTGCCGTTGTTCGCGCTTGAAAGCCTTGATCCGGTTAAAGACTTTGACCTCATCGGTTTTACGCTGCAATATGAAATGTGCTACACCGAGGTTTTAAACCTCTTGAATTTAGCGGGATTGGCAATCCGCGCCAAGGATAGAACTGACCCGTTCCCGCTGGTGGTGGTGGGTGGGCCTTGTGCTTCCAACCCTGAACCGCTGGCAGATTTTATTGACTTGGTCTCACTGGGTGAGGGCGAAGAGGTTTCGGACGAGCTATTCGACCTGTGCATACAGGCCAAGAAAGAGGGTTGGGATAAGCCTGAAGTTCTGCGCCGCGCCGCGCAGATACCGGGCATCTATGTGCCTTCGCTTTACGACGTGACCTACAATGAAGATGGCACCATTTGCACTATTACCCCCCGCGAGGGCGCGCCGGCCGTGGTATCAAAGCGTGTCATCACCGATCTGGACAGCGTTTATTACCCCGAGAATTTTATCGTTCCGTTTTTAGATATTGTTCACGACCGCGCTGTGGTCGAGCTTTTTCGCGGTTGCAACCGTGGCTGTCGCTTTTGTCAGGCGGGCTTTTTGTACCGCCCAATCCGCGAAAAATCGTTTGAGACGGTTGCTAAAGATGCTAAGAACCTGATTGAATCCACCGGTTATGACGAGATTGGGCTGTCGTCCCTTTCCACCAGCGATTACTGCGGATTGGAGCCGCTGCTCGATTCGCTGCTGGATTGGACCGAGGAAAAGCACGTCAATTTGTCATTGCCGAGCCTGCGCATCGACAATTTCTCGGAGTCGCTGATGGAAAAGGTCACGCGGGTGCGCAAATCCGGCCTGACCTTCGCGCCAGAGGCAGGTACACAGCGCCTGCGCGATGTCATCAACAAAAATATTACTGAACAAAATGTTACGGATACCTGCCGGACTGCCTTTTTAGGCGGCTATACGGCGGTGAAACTCTACTTTATGATGGGGCTGCCTACCGAGACTTTGGACGATATCAAGGGTATTGCCGACCTCGCCCAAAAGGTGGTCGACCTTTATTACAGCATGCCGGAGCGTCCCAAGGGCAAATCGGTCAGCGTCAACATCAGTGTGGCCTGCTTTGTACCCAAGCCTTATACGCCGTTTGAATTTGAGCCCCAGGATTCGATGGAAGCGCTGCGCGAAAAGCAAAAATATTTGCTTTCCTGTGTACGCTCACGTAAAATCTCTGTTAGCTATCACGACTCGGCTACCAGTGTGGCGGAAGCGGCGCTGGCACGTGGTGACCGTAGACTCTGCCAGGTGGTTGAGGGTGCATTTTTGCGCGGCAGCCGTTTAGACGGCTGGGACGACCACTTTAAGCCGCTGGCCTGGCAAGAGGCGTTTGAAGAAGCGGGGCTCGACCCGGACTTTTATGCCCGTCGCCGTCGCAGCTATGATGAGGTGTTTCCCTGGGATCATCTCGACTACGGTGTGACCAAGGCATTCTTCATCCGTGAGCACCAAAAGGCGATGCAGGCCGCCACAACGCCCAGTTGCTTTGCAGGGTGTAACGGTTGCGGTGCGCAGCGCCTGACGGGAGGGGTATGTAAATGTATATAA
- a CDS encoding helix-hairpin-helix domain-containing protein, which produces MGELQKIPGVGKQTEQALLLLGFSTIASLKGADPQDMYDRECALRGQKIDRCQLYVYRCAVYYASHTQHDPQKLKWWNWKD; this is translated from the coding sequence ATGGGTGAACTGCAAAAAATCCCTGGAGTTGGCAAGCAAACTGAGCAGGCTTTGCTGTTGCTCGGTTTTTCGACCATCGCGTCACTGAAAGGTGCCGACCCCCAGGACATGTATGATAGGGAGTGTGCGCTGCGCGGGCAAAAAATTGATCGCTGTCAGCTTTATGTTTATCGCTGTGCCGTTTATTATGCCAGCCATACACAACACGACCCCCAAAAACTCAAATGGTGGAATTGGAAAGACTGA